From Enterococcus mundtii, the proteins below share one genomic window:
- a CDS encoding EutN/CcmL family microcompartment protein: MLMGKIIGSVVSTQKDSSLVGKKLMIVQPINAQKEAVRFQQVAADTVGAGIGDYVLLNSGSSARHLFSEPSEAVDCAIVGIIDTFDM; this comes from the coding sequence ATGTTAATGGGAAAAATTATTGGTAGCGTTGTTTCTACTCAAAAAGATTCCTCTCTTGTAGGCAAAAAATTAATGATCGTGCAACCGATAAATGCTCAAAAAGAGGCAGTACGTTTTCAACAAGTGGCAGCTGATACGGTAGGTGCTGGAATTGGTGATTATGTTCTGTTAAATAGCGGTAGTTCAGCGAGACATTTATTCTCGGAGCCATCAGAAGCGGTGGATTGTGCGATTGTTGGTATCATCGATACGTTTGATATGTAA
- the pduM gene encoding PduM family microcompartment protein gives MEDIVQKVVGWLIKREKSTLFVSTDSVQTDSISPFLSNKYIYVKNCDCFFLTKFATKNENDPFVRWLFRSLDYGCELRFQCSFSDLTLIPVEIFHYNVEVFTVAEKPCYAFSNRYITYKQVAVLPNQAALILSTNQNFTLLAQEKIQEKQMTICKRSGSQC, from the coding sequence ATGGAAGATATTGTTCAAAAAGTAGTGGGTTGGCTAATAAAAAGAGAAAAAAGTACATTGTTCGTATCAACTGATTCCGTTCAAACGGATTCGATCAGCCCTTTTTTGTCGAATAAATATATCTATGTCAAAAATTGCGACTGCTTCTTTTTAACGAAATTTGCAACAAAAAATGAGAACGACCCATTCGTACGATGGCTATTTCGTAGCTTGGACTACGGTTGTGAGCTTAGATTTCAATGCTCTTTTTCGGATCTGACTTTGATACCTGTAGAAATCTTCCATTATAACGTCGAAGTTTTTACAGTTGCTGAAAAACCATGTTATGCCTTTTCGAATCGGTATATCACTTACAAGCAAGTGGCTGTTTTACCGAATCAAGCAGCGTTGATACTTTCAACGAATCAAAACTTTACATTATTGGCGCAAGAAAAAATTCAGGAAAAACAGATGACTATCTGTAAAAGGAGCGGATCGCAATGTTAA
- the eutJ gene encoding ethanolamine utilization protein EutJ, producing MQGIEKGNELLESFNKIVHSFVPTGHKAADGYKVGVDLGTASIVLVVLDADNQPLFGAFKEAKVIRDGLVVDYQKAVKIVEVLREEAEAALGFALKAASGAIPPGTIGNNKKVVANVIESAGMEIDQLVDEPSAAALTLGIADGAVIDIGGGTTGISVLKNGEVAFVDDEPTGGTHMTLVIVGYHSVDIDDAEKIKRNPKNEAENFTICRPVIQKMATIAKKMLDEHPIEPIFVVGGAAYFSQFEEEMSSVIGKKVLKPVHPQFVTPIGIAMASKVIVE from the coding sequence ATGCAAGGAATTGAGAAAGGCAATGAGTTACTAGAATCTTTCAATAAAATCGTCCATTCTTTTGTGCCAACTGGTCACAAAGCGGCCGATGGCTATAAGGTTGGTGTGGATCTGGGCACAGCTTCGATCGTCTTAGTTGTCTTAGATGCTGACAATCAACCATTGTTCGGTGCGTTCAAAGAAGCCAAAGTGATACGTGATGGCTTGGTCGTTGATTATCAAAAAGCAGTAAAGATCGTTGAAGTATTAAGGGAAGAAGCGGAAGCGGCTTTAGGGTTTGCACTTAAAGCCGCTTCCGGGGCTATCCCCCCAGGAACGATCGGCAACAACAAAAAAGTCGTGGCAAACGTCATTGAAAGTGCCGGCATGGAAATCGACCAGTTAGTGGATGAGCCATCAGCGGCTGCCTTGACACTTGGCATTGCAGATGGGGCCGTCATTGATATCGGGGGCGGTACGACGGGGATCAGTGTCCTTAAAAATGGAGAAGTTGCCTTCGTTGATGATGAACCAACTGGTGGTACACATATGACTCTAGTGATCGTCGGTTATCATAGCGTAGATATAGATGACGCAGAAAAAATAAAGAGAAATCCCAAAAATGAAGCAGAAAATTTTACGATTTGTCGTCCAGTGATCCAAAAAATGGCGACCATCGCCAAAAAAATGCTAGATGAACATCCAATCGAGCCGATTTTTGTTGTCGGCGGGGCTGCCTATTTTTCACAGTTTGAAGAAGAAATGAGTAGCGTCATTGGTAAGAAAGTATTGAAACCTGTTCATCCGCAATTCGTTACACCGATCGGCATAGCGATGGCCTCAAAAGTCATTGTGGAATAG
- the pduL gene encoding phosphate propanoyltransferase gives MLDFSKAELKEIVRKVIADLDQTFPIGISNRHIHLTPAHFEQLFPGQSIEKLRDLKQPGEFAAKQTVTLIGPKGKIERVRILGPFRNRSQVEVSKTDARLLGINPPIKLSGDLDEAVEITLMTEAASITIPAAIIAQRHIHLNHEDMKRLDLHKDESVSVEILSGERGTVYHEVALRPHEKFIMEMHIDTDEANAANVTTETRARIIR, from the coding sequence ATGCTTGATTTTTCAAAAGCTGAGTTGAAAGAAATCGTTCGGAAGGTGATCGCAGATCTTGATCAAACCTTTCCGATCGGTATCTCTAATCGTCATATCCATTTGACACCTGCTCACTTTGAACAACTTTTCCCAGGACAATCCATCGAAAAATTGCGTGATTTAAAGCAACCAGGTGAATTTGCGGCAAAACAAACGGTGACGTTGATCGGTCCAAAAGGAAAGATCGAAAGAGTGCGGATTCTGGGTCCGTTCCGCAATCGCTCACAAGTAGAAGTATCAAAAACAGATGCACGTCTATTAGGGATCAATCCACCAATCAAACTTTCTGGTGATCTTGATGAAGCAGTAGAAATCACTTTGATGACCGAAGCTGCTTCAATTACGATCCCAGCTGCAATCATCGCACAACGTCATATCCATTTGAATCATGAAGATATGAAACGTTTGGATCTGCATAAGGATGAGAGCGTTTCAGTCGAAATTTTATCTGGCGAACGAGGAACTGTCTATCATGAGGTTGCGCTACGCCCGCACGAAAAATTTATCATGGAAATGCACATCGATACAGATGAAGCCAATGCGGCCAATGTCACTACCGAAACTAGAGCAAGGATCATTCGTTGA
- a CDS encoding BMC domain-containing protein, translating into MNDALGMIETKGLVGAVEAADAMVKAANVQLIGTEKIGSGLVTIMVRGDVGAVKAATDAGSAAAERVGEVVSVHVIPRPHHDVNKLLVGQNNA; encoded by the coding sequence ATGAATGACGCATTAGGAATGATCGAAACAAAAGGTTTAGTAGGGGCTGTCGAGGCAGCTGATGCAATGGTGAAAGCCGCTAACGTACAATTGATCGGAACGGAGAAAATCGGTTCTGGTTTAGTAACGATCATGGTTCGTGGAGATGTTGGTGCGGTCAAAGCAGCGACAGATGCAGGTTCTGCCGCAGCTGAGCGTGTAGGTGAAGTGGTTTCTGTACACGTGATTCCTCGCCCTCATCATGATGTGAACAAACTATTAGTAGGTCAAAACAATGCTTGA
- a CDS encoding BMC domain-containing protein, protein MNQAIGMIESTGLASAINLSDIMVKSANIELLSIEKTKGFGWMTVMIQGDVGAVKAAIDAAKSAAIGLDAYVSSLVIPRPGDNILDVFSSKEEQHEPIQEETPVTIVEETATKQESSLDKTTPVKSENVPVIKEDKKEPTSLSTDEVASKEKKSKDSSKKGNKTATKKNKKN, encoded by the coding sequence ATGAATCAAGCAATCGGAATGATCGAATCAACAGGATTAGCCAGTGCCATCAACCTTTCTGATATCATGGTGAAATCCGCAAATATTGAACTTTTGAGTATAGAAAAAACAAAAGGTTTTGGCTGGATGACCGTGATGATCCAAGGGGATGTCGGGGCGGTCAAAGCAGCGATCGATGCAGCAAAGTCAGCTGCCATTGGTCTGGATGCTTACGTCTCTTCTCTAGTTATACCAAGACCAGGAGACAATATCCTTGATGTCTTTTCTTCAAAAGAAGAGCAACATGAGCCGATCCAAGAAGAGACACCTGTCACTATTGTTGAGGAAACAGCAACGAAGCAAGAATCCTCATTAGACAAAACCACACCAGTGAAGAGTGAAAATGTACCTGTTATCAAGGAAGATAAGAAAGAACCTACTTCACTTAGCACTGATGAAGTGGCAAGCAAAGAAAAAAAGTCAAAAGATTCTTCAAAAAAAGGAAATAAAACTGCAACCAAAAAAAATAAGAAAAACTAG
- a CDS encoding glycerol dehydratase reactivase beta/small subunit family protein, translated as MDRPSIIIYVDGIDEEILTSLLYGIEEESIPYKLEAKVFEDAAQAAYEAALASPLQVGIGGSRDTLCIHHKSLKKEKPYQVLEHVSIVPSAILRNLGSNAARIVKGIPLKSLELLEVKQ; from the coding sequence ATGGATAGACCGTCGATCATCATCTACGTAGATGGAATAGACGAAGAAATCTTGACTTCCTTACTCTATGGGATAGAAGAAGAAAGCATTCCGTATAAGCTAGAAGCAAAAGTGTTTGAGGATGCAGCACAAGCGGCGTATGAAGCGGCTTTAGCTTCTCCTTTACAAGTAGGTATTGGTGGGAGCAGGGACACTCTTTGCATACATCATAAAAGCTTGAAAAAAGAGAAACCTTATCAAGTGTTGGAGCATGTTTCAATTGTCCCTTCTGCGATCTTGAGAAATCTAGGAAGTAATGCTGCTCGAATCGTCAAAGGTATTCCATTAAAATCCTTGGAATTATTGGAGGTGAAACAATGA